From the genome of Populus trichocarpa isolate Nisqually-1 chromosome 15, P.trichocarpa_v4.1, whole genome shotgun sequence, one region includes:
- the LOC7464525 gene encoding MAG2-interacting protein 2 isoform X2 yields MAEDEVLYETRLHVSRPYTPNYPPPQHSNKVNRVGFLSIIKDKWSDYRNYNSNNSRLATRIKRNLSLFISPRGEYVAVASANQITILSKENEYQQPHGIFTCSSGCVFTCGVWSETHGVLGVVDDSDTVYFIKVNGEEITRISRRLLKVSSSIAGLIPQDDDDKDAQRRSCFFVIITADGCLRQIEIGKEPSASVSNSEVKLPGKFPKDIFCFDYSSECLLLVAVGSAVGLSESTGGNSAESKSDKGSQIWDFRIARLQLLQFRDRLETYMGINMGRFSVQEYSKFRVILVSEVATALAESGKIGALNLLFKRHPYSLSPSMLKILAAIPETVPVQTYGQLLPGRSPPPRIALREEDWVECEEMVNSINRPPENHEIGIQLRTEPIVKLCLGYLWPSSSELSEWYRCRARDIDSCSGQLDNCLFLIDFACRKGISELQKFHEDILYLHQLIYSDENDADTCSNMSLISWEQLSDYEKFRMMLKGVKEENVVKKLHDRAIPFMQNRFHNIPFTKDQDIDGHFPSFHMDDSFLVKWLKEIASENKLDICLMVIEEGCRELHDNGFFKDEIEAVDCALQCIYLCTVTDRWSIMAALLTKLPQKQDVGISIEGLEKRLKLAEGHIEAGRLLALYQVPKPMKFFLEAHADEKGVKQILRLILSKFVRRQPGRSDNDWANMWRDVQCLREKAFPFLDPEYMLVEFCRGMLKAGKFSLARNYLKGTSSVALASEKAENLVIQAAREYFFSASSLSCSEIWKAKECLNLFPNSRNVQTEADLIDALTVKLPYLGVTLLPMQFRQIKDPMEIIKMAITSQAGAYLHVDELIEVAKLLGLNSSDDISTVQEAIAREAAVAGDLQLAFDLCLVLAKKGHGPVWDLCAAIARGPALENIDIGSRKQLLGFALSHCDEESIGELLHAWKDLDMQGQCENLSILTGTIPSSFSDQGSSITSLPAHGIEEIVDLKDCSELVGGAGSGDQEICFSNIKNTLSFVTKNWHVDSGTDLESFLRENGKLLSFATIQLPWLLELSKKAENGKKFSNFIPGKHYVSIRTEAGVTILSWLARNGFAPRDDVIASLAKSIIEPPATEEEDITGCSFLLNLVDAFSGVEIIEEQLKMRENYQEICSIMNVGMTYSLLHNSGVECKGPAQRRELLLRKFKEKHKLPSSDEMTKMDEVQSTFWREWKFKLEEKRRVAERSRELEKIIPGVETGRFLSGDLDYIKSAIFSLIESVKLEKKHIIRDVLKLVDAYGLNHTEVLQWHLNYFLVSEVWTDDDIKAEISEVKEEIVGCGSETIKTISLVVYPAIDGCNKIRLACIYGLLSDCYLQLEETKESLSTAHPNSSNLSALELAHLYKVFEQECQRVSFINNLNFKNVAGLDGLNLQSFRNEVFSHVDEFSVEALAKMVQALVSIYTDSVPEGLILWPDVYKHYVMSLLMNLENRVRTEFDVRNAEKFQDFMSRLEQTYDFCRTYIRLLALSDSLDIMKQYFTVIIPLHDSHESIPDNSKWQDCLIILLNFWLKLSEEMQEMALNERSVGKFRFDPEFLSSGLKVFMRMMMEDSVSPSQVWGTLIGYASCGLIGDFSVEIPIFCRSMLYACCGFGAISEVFLEAMSKCAISSAPTADNESLDLPHLYINMLEPILRDLVGGSHDHQNLYQFLSSLSKLEGQIEDLQRVRHAVWERMAQFSNNLELPSHVRVYVLEIMQFITGRNIKGFPTELESNLLSWEGWDGLISTSKKSETSANQGLPDHIDTSSRFTSTLVALKSSQLASSISPRIEITPDDLVNIETAVSCFLKLCASSCTEPHFDALIGILEEWEGFFVTAKDEVDTTEAENCWSNDGWDEGWESFQDEEAPEKEKTENSNHVHPLHVCWMEIIKKLIGLSQFKDVSRLIDRSLSKTYGILLDEDDARSLSQAVLEKDSFMALKMVLLLPYEAIQLQCLDVVEDKLKQGGISDLAGRDHEFLMLVLSSGVISTIIAKPSYSTTFSYLCYLVGNFSRQSQEAQSSTIMNKGTNEHVNTEKDVLLLFRRIMFPCFISELVKGDQQILAGFLITKFMHTNPSLSLINITEASLSRYLERQLHALQQADFSAEEIISCEMFKNTVSRLTIKLQDLIQSALPLISSNAR; encoded by the exons ATGGCGGAAGACGAAGTGCTTTACGAGACACGTCTTCATGTCTCCAGACCTTACACTCCTAATTACCCTCCTCCTCAACACTCCAACAAG GTTAACCGGGTCGGTTTTTTGTCGATAATCAAAGATAAATGGAGTGATTACAGAAATTACAATTCTAATAATTCAAGATTAGCGACAAGAATTAAGAGGAATTTGTCGCTGTTTATATCTCCGAGAGGTGAATATGTTGCTGTTGCAAGTGCAAATCAAATTACGATTTTGTCCAAAGAGAATGAGTATCAGCAACCTCACGGCATTTTCACCT GTAGCAGTGGTTGTGTGTTTACGTGCGGGGTTTGGTCGGAAACTCATGGTGTTTTAGGAGTTGTTGATGATAGTGATACggtttattttatcaaagtgaaTGGGGAAGAGATTACGAGAATTAGTAGACGGCTGTTAAAAGTGAGTTCGTCAATAGCAGGGTTGATTCCgcaggatgatgatgataaggATGCGCAGCGGAGGTCTTGTTT TTTTGTTATTATCACAGCAGATGGATGTCTTCGTCAAATTGAGATTGGCAAAGAGCCAAGTGCTTCTGTTTCAAATAGTGAGGTGAAGTTGCCGGGGAAGTTTCCTAAGGATATTTTCTGCTTTGACTATAGTTCGGAATGTTTGTTGCTTGTTGCTGTTGGTAGTGCAGTTGGCCTCTCGGAATCAACTGGTGGAAATTCTGCTG AGTCAAAATCTGATAAAGGGAGCCAGATCTGGGATTTTCGTATCGCTAGACTTCAGCTGTTGCAATTCAGGGACAGGCTAGAGACCTATATGGGGATAAACATGGGCAG GTTTTCTGTACAGGAATATAGCAAATTCCGTGTTATACTTGTTAGTGAAGTTGCCACAGCACTTGCTGAAAGTGGGAAAATCGGTGCCCTAAACCTCCTCTTCAAGCGTCATCCGTATTCGCTATCTCCttcaatgttgaaaatattagCTGCTATTCCTGAAACTGTTCCTGTTCAAACCTATGGGCAGCTTCTTCCTGGGAGATCTCCACCCCCAAGAATTGCTCTTAGGGAAGAAGATTGGGTAGAATGTGAGGAGATGGTAAACTCTATCAACAGGCCACCGGAGAATCATGAGATTGGCATCCAGCTCCGAACTGAGCCCATTGTCAAACTGTGCCTCGGCTATCTTTGGCCATCATCTAGTGAACTTTCTGAGTGGTACAGGTGTAGAGCTAGAGATATTGATAGCTGTAGTGGCCAGCTTGACAACTGTCtcttcttgattgattttgcTTGCCGCAAAGGCATCTCTGAGTTACAGAAGTTTCATGAAGATATTCTATACTTGCACCAGCTCATATATTCAGATGAAAATGATGCTGACACATGTTCCAATATGAGCCTTATCTCCTGGGAACAATTATCTGATTATGAAAAATTCAGAATGATGCTTAAGGGAGTGAAAGAGGAAAATGTGGTAAAAAAACTGCATGATAGGGCAATTCCATTTATGCAAAATAGGTTTCACAACATCCCTTTTACTAAAGATCAGGATATAGATGGGCATTTTCCCTCATTTCACATGGACGATTCATTTCTGGTTAAATGGCTGAAGGAAATTGCTTCGGAGAATAAACTGGACATATGCTTGATGGTTATTGAGGAAGGATGCAGGGAATTGCATGATAATGGTTTCTTCAAGGACGAGATCGAAGCTGTAGATTGTGCTTTGCAGTGCATTTATTTGTGCACTGTTACAGATAGATGGAGTATAATGGCTGCCTTATTGACAAAGCTCCCACAGAAGCAAG ATGTTGGAATATCTATTGAGGGCCTTGAGAAACGACTAAAACTTGCTGAAGGTCATATTGAAGCAGGGAGGCTTTTGGCATTGTATCAG GTTCCAAAGCCAATGAAGTTTTTCCTGGAAGCTCATGCAGATGAAAAAGGTGTAAAACAGATTCTTCGTCTTATACTCTCAAAATTTGTTCGGAGACAGCCAGGTCGATCAGATAATGATTGGGCAAACATGTGGCGTGATGTGCAATGCTTGCGAGAGAAGGCTTTTCCTTTCCTTGACCCAGAGTATATGCTTGTGGAATTCTGTAGAGGAATGCTGAAAGCTGGGAAATTTTCTCTTGCAAGAAATTATCTGAAAGGTACAAGTTCTGTAGCCTTAGCATCAGAGAAAGCAGAAAATCTTGTTATTCAAGCAGCACGGGAGTACTTCTTCTCGGCTTCAAGTCTCTCTTGCTCTGAA ATCTGGAAGGCCAAGGAATGCCTTAATTTATTTCCAAATAGTAGAAATGTTCAGACAGAGGCTGATTTAATTGATGCTCTCACTGTTAAACTTCCCTACCTTGGAGTGACTCTACTACCTATGCAGTTCAGGCAAATAAAGGATCCTATGGAGATCATCAAAATGGCAATCACTAGCCAAGCTGGAGCTTATCTACATGTTGATGAACTCATTGAGGTTGCCAAACTTCTTGGGTTGAACTCTTCAGATGATATATCTACTGTTCAGGAAGCTATTGCTAGAGAAGCTGCAGTTGCAGGTGATCTGCAATTGGCATTTGATCTCTGCCTTGTTCTTGCCAAAAAAGGGCATGGTCCTGTTTGGGATCTATGTGCTGCAATAGCAAGGGGTCCTGCCcttgaaaatattgatataGGCTCTCGAAAGCAGCTGCTAGGTTTTGCTTTGAGTCATTGTGACGAGGAATCTATTGGTGAGTTGCTTCATGCGTGGAAAGATCTTGATATGCAAGGCCAGTGTGAGAATTTGTCTATCTTGACTGGGACAATTCCGTCCAGCTTCTCAGATCAAGGTTCCTCCATTACATCACTCCCAGCTCATGGAATAGAAGAAATAGTTGACCTCAAAGATTGCTCTGAACTGGTTGGAGGAGCAGGCAGTGGAGATCAAGAAATTTGTTTCAGTAACATTAAAAACACACTTTCTTTTGTTACTAAAAACTGGCATGTGGATAGTGGAACTGATCTGGAATCTTTTTTGCGGGAAAATGGAAAACTTCTATCTTTTGCCACTATTCAACTCCCATGGCTGCTTGAATTAAGTAAGAAAGCAGAAAATGGTAAGAAATTTTCCAACTTTATTCCTGGAAAGCATTATGTCAGCATAAGAACAGAAGCTGGGGTAACTATCCTGTCCTGGCTGGCAAGAAATGGTTTTGCTCCCAGAGATGATGTTATTGCCTCTCTGGCAAAATCAATCATAGAACCACCTGCTACTGAAGAGGAAGACATCACAGGGTGCTCTTTCTTATTGAATCTCGTGGATGCCTTTAGTGGAGTAGAAATAATAGAAGAGCAGCTAAAGATGCGGGAGAATTACCAAGAAATTTGTAGCATCATGAATGTGGGAATGACATACAGTTTATTACATAACTCTGGAGTTGAGTGCAAGGGTCCGGCTCAGAGGAGAGAGCTGCTGCTGAGGAAGTTTAAAGAGAAGCACAAACTACCTAGTTCAG ATGAAATGACCAAAATGGATGAAGTACAGTCCACGTTTTGGAGGGAATGGAAGttcaaattagaagaaaaaagacgCGTAGCAGAACGATCTAGAGAGTTGGAGAAAATCATTCCTGGAGTTGAAACTGGGCGTTTTCTGTCTGGTGACCTTGACTACATCAAGAGTGCTATTTTCTCCTTGATTGAATCAGTAAAGTTGGAAAAGAAGCACATTATAAGGGACGTGTTAAAATTGGTCGATGCCTATGGATTAAATCACACTGAG GTGCTACAATGGcatctaaattattttcttgtttctgaGGTTTGGACTGATGATGATATTAAGGCTGAAATTTCAGAGGTCAAGGAAGAAATAGTTGGCTGTGGTTCTGAAACCATCAAAACTATCTCCTTGGTTGTATACCCTGCAATTGATGGGTGCAACAAGATACGCCTTGCTTGTATATATGGCCTCCTCTCTGATTGCTACTTGCAGCTGGAAGAAACCAAAGAATCATTGTCAACAGCTCAtccaaattcatcaaatttgtCTGCTCTTGAATTAGCTCATTTGTACAAGGTGTTTGAGCAAGAATGTCAAAGGGTTTCCTTTATTAATAACCTAAACTTTAAGAATGTTGCTGGATTAGATGGTTTAAATTTGCAGTCTTTCCGAAATGAAGTCTTTTCACATGTTGATGAATTTAGCGTGGAAGCCTTGGCAAAAATGGTACAAGCATTGGTCAGTATCTACACTGATTCAGTACCGGAAGGTCTCATACTGTGGCCAGATGTCTACAAACATTATGTGATGAGTTTATTGATGAATTTGGAAAATAGAGTTAGAACAGAGTTTGATGTCAGAAATGCTGAAAAGTTTCAGGACTTTATGAGTCGACTGGAGCAAACCTATGATTTTTGTAGAACATATATCAGGCTTTTGGCACTTTCAGATTCTTTAGATATTATGAAGCAATACTTCACAGTGATTATACCACTGCATGATTCTCATGAGAGTATACCAGATAACTCAAAATGGCAGGATTGCCTCATCATTCTCTTGAACTTTTGGCTTAAATTGAGCGAAGAAATGCAGGAAATGGCATTAAATGAGAGGTCAGTTGGAAAATTCAGGTTTGATCCAGAGTTCTTATCTAGTGGTCTGAAGGTTTTTATGAGGATGATGATGGAGGACAGTGTTTCACCAAGTCAGGTCTGGGGCACCTTAATTGGTTATGCAAGTTGTGGTTTAATTGGTGATTTTTCTGTTGAGATACCAATTTTCTGCAGATCTATGTTATATGCTTGTTGCGGGTTTGGAGCCATTTCAGAAGTATTCTTGGAAGCAATGTCGAAGTGTGCCATCAGTTCAGCTCCAACTGCTGACAATGAATCCCTGGATCTTCCTCATCTCTATATAAATATGTTGGAGCCGATTCTAAGAGATTTGGTTGGTGGATCCCATGACCACCAGAATTTGTATCAATTTTTGTCATCTCTGAGTAAGTTGGAAGGTCAAATAGAGGATTTGCAGAGAGTCAGGCATGCAGTTTGGGAAAGAATGGCCCAATTCTCTAATAATTTGGAGCTCCCTAGCCATGTTCGAGTTTATGTTCTAGAGATTATGCAGTTCATAACAGGTAGAAACATTAAGGGCTTCCCTACAGAGCTAGAATCTAATCTATTATCATGGGAAGGATGGGATGGGTTGATCTCTACCAGTAAAAAGAGTGAGACTTCTGCAAATCAGGGGTTGCCTGATCATATAGATACTTCTAGCAGGTTTACAAGTACACTGGTTGCCCTCAAATCATCTCAGCTTGCATCCTCCATATCCCCTAGGATAGAAATTACCCCTGATGATCTCGTGAATATTGAGACTGCAGTCTCTTGCTTCTTGAAGTTGTGTGCATCTTCCTGTACAGAACctcattttgatgcattgataGGCATTTTAGAAGAGTGGGAAGGTTTTTTTGTAACGGCAAAAGATGAAGTAGATACCACAGAAGCAGAAAATTGCTGGAGTAATGATGGCTGGGATGAAGGATGGGAAAGCTTTCAGGACGAAGAAGCTCCTGAGAAAGAGAAGACAGAGAATTCTAATCATGTTCATCCTTTACATGTTTGTTGGATGGAAATTATCAAAAAGCTCATCGGGTTGTCCCAGTTTAAGGATGTGTCAAGGCTGATTGATCGAtctctttcaaaaacttatGGAATATTGCTTGATGAAGATGATGCTAGGAGCTTGAGCCAGGCTGTACTTGAGAAGGATTCTTTTATGGCTCTAAAAATGGTGCTTCTTCTGCCTTATGAAGCAATACAGTTGCAGTGTTTGGATGTAGTTGAAGACAAGCTGAAACAAGGAGGGATTTCGGACTTGGCTGGCAGGGACCATGAGTTCTTAATGCTCGTGTTATCTTCTGGGGTTATCTCAACTATAATCGCCAAACCCTCTTACAGCACCACTTTCTCTTATCTCTGCTATTTGGTTGGGAATTTCtcacgccagagtcaggaagcTCAGTCATCAACAATCATGAACAAGGGAACAAATGAACATGTAAACACAGAGAAAGACGTGTTATTACTTTTCAGAAGAATCATGTTCCCCTGCTTCATTTCAGAGCTTGTGAAGGGCGATCAGCAGATCCTAGCAGGATTTCTCATTACCAAATTTATGCACACAAATCCTTCTCTCAGTCTCATTAACATCACAGAGGCTAGTCTTAGTAGGTACTTGGAGAGGCAGCTCCATGCACTGCAGCAAGCTGACTTTTCTGCCGAGGAGATAATTTCCTGCGAAATGTTTAAGAATACAGTCTCCAGATTGACTATCAAGTTGCAAGATCTGATCCAGTCTGCATTGCCATTGATTTCTAGCAATGCTAGATGA